A region of Methyloversatilis discipulorum DNA encodes the following proteins:
- a CDS encoding phage portal protein — MKAPSQSASMHTAHVGASRTDVALSNWNPFPGSADSDLLPDLELLISRSRDLGRNNGIAAGAGQTFKDNIVGSVLRLVAVPDYRLLGWEPERAREWANVTEPLFRSWADTTDCDAAGEQDLLGLTLSALGGTFGNGDALALPLWLPDPLSQWSTRLSLVESDRLSTPPQLEHREDIRGGIEKDFYGRPVAYHVRRRHPGDAMARDRFTVSGLNEWDRIPAATAWGRRRVIHLHDKDRTGQSRGKPIVSAVMKEFHMAGKYQATELEAAVSNALVAAFLESNLDQESANELFGDDPREAWGQSVKQAQNLRQMRGAAIIPLPAGAKITPFSPGRPNAAFEAFMIASLRHIAAGMNIPYELLLKDFSKTNYSSARAALLEAWRYFMGRRAWLIRVWLRPVYELWLEEAVNAGRVDAPDFYEKRYAYSRCRFIFSGRGWIDPVKEAEAAGIRMRLGISTLEAECAEQGLDWEEVLEQQAAERAVRKRLGLPLDIPSASGAPAPSASQRDPQPNEERDEEREDAAA; from the coding sequence ATGAAGGCGCCGTCTCAGTCGGCGTCGATGCACACGGCGCACGTCGGCGCGTCGCGCACCGATGTCGCGCTGTCGAACTGGAACCCGTTCCCCGGCAGTGCCGATTCCGATCTGCTGCCGGACCTCGAACTGCTTATCTCCCGCTCGCGCGATCTGGGCCGGAACAACGGCATCGCGGCCGGTGCGGGCCAGACCTTCAAGGACAACATCGTCGGTTCGGTGCTGCGCCTGGTCGCGGTACCGGATTACCGGCTGCTGGGCTGGGAGCCCGAGCGGGCGCGCGAGTGGGCGAACGTCACGGAACCACTGTTCCGGTCGTGGGCCGACACCACCGACTGCGATGCGGCCGGTGAGCAGGATCTGCTGGGTCTCACCCTTTCGGCGCTGGGCGGCACCTTCGGCAACGGCGACGCGCTGGCCCTGCCGCTGTGGTTGCCCGACCCGCTGTCGCAGTGGTCGACCCGCCTTTCCCTGGTCGAATCGGACCGCCTGTCGACGCCCCCGCAGCTTGAGCACCGCGAGGACATCCGCGGCGGCATCGAGAAGGACTTTTACGGCCGCCCGGTCGCATACCACGTGCGCCGTCGTCACCCGGGCGACGCGATGGCGCGCGATCGCTTCACCGTCAGCGGCCTGAATGAATGGGACCGCATCCCCGCCGCCACGGCGTGGGGCCGCCGCCGCGTCATCCATCTGCATGACAAGGACCGCACGGGCCAGTCGCGCGGCAAGCCCATCGTGTCGGCGGTAATGAAAGAGTTCCACATGGCTGGCAAGTACCAGGCCACGGAACTCGAAGCCGCTGTGTCGAACGCGCTGGTCGCTGCCTTCCTCGAATCGAACCTCGATCAGGAATCGGCAAACGAACTGTTCGGCGACGACCCGCGTGAGGCGTGGGGACAATCGGTCAAGCAGGCGCAGAACCTGCGCCAGATGCGCGGCGCAGCCATCATCCCGTTGCCGGCCGGGGCCAAGATCACGCCGTTCTCGCCGGGCCGTCCGAATGCGGCGTTCGAGGCCTTCATGATCGCGTCGCTGCGCCACATCGCGGCCGGCATGAACATTCCTTACGAACTGCTGCTGAAGGACTTCAGCAAGACGAACTACAGCAGCGCCCGCGCCGCGCTGCTCGAAGCCTGGCGCTACTTCATGGGCCGCCGCGCCTGGCTCATCCGTGTCTGGCTGCGCCCGGTCTATGAACTGTGGCTGGAAGAGGCGGTGAACGCCGGCCGCGTCGATGCGCCGGACTTCTACGAAAAGCGCTACGCCTACTCGCGCTGCCGCTTCATCTTCTCTGGCCGTGGCTGGATCGATCCGGTCAAGGAAGCCGAAGCCGCCGGCATCCGCATGCGCCTCGGCATTTCCACGCTGGAAGCCGAGTGCGCCGAACAGGGGCTGGACTGGGAAGAGGTGCTGGAGCAGCAGGCCGCTGAGCGCGCCGTACGCAAGCGCCTCGGCCTTCCGCTGGACATCCCGTCCGCATCCGGCGCCCCGGCGCCGTCGGCGAGCCAGCGCGACCCGCAACCCAATGAAGAGCGCGATGAAGAGCGCGAGGACGCCGCCGCATGA
- the gpW gene encoding gpW family head-tail joining protein, whose amino-acid sequence MDPLRSLPLDRLQSMLAEAIEARHKLVTGPTSASGEGRSIQYQQRVVDADAYIEKLNQAITATQEPGRPARGPIYLQSGGCR is encoded by the coding sequence ATGGACCCGCTCCGCTCCCTGCCGCTTGATCGCCTGCAATCGATGCTCGCCGAAGCCATCGAGGCGCGACACAAGCTCGTTACCGGCCCGACCAGCGCCAGCGGCGAGGGTCGCAGCATCCAGTACCAGCAACGCGTGGTGGATGCCGATGCCTACATCGAAAAACTGAATCAGGCGATCACGGCAACGCAGGAGCCCGGGCGTCCGGCCCGCGGCCCGATCTACCTGCAGTCGGGTGGTTGCCGGTGA
- a CDS encoding Mor transcription activator family protein, protein MAREELLDVIREELAAQHRRLSVPDDVTVEVWKGLEHRLRFRAGGSELTYIRRRQDTSARDADIRRRFNGRNANELGREHNLSARYVRKIAKGK, encoded by the coding sequence ATGGCCCGCGAAGAACTCCTCGACGTCATCCGTGAAGAACTCGCCGCCCAGCACCGCCGCCTGAGCGTGCCTGACGACGTCACCGTCGAAGTGTGGAAAGGCCTCGAACACCGGCTGCGCTTCCGTGCCGGCGGCAGCGAACTGACCTACATCCGGCGACGGCAGGACACGTCCGCGCGCGACGCCGACATCCGGCGCCGCTTCAACGGCCGAAATGCCAACGAACTGGGACGTGAACACAACCTATCCGCGCGCTACGTGCGGAAGATCGCGAAGGGGAAGTGA
- a CDS encoding head decoration protein, producing the protein MTVLTEGRHTAEYILSEANGHRSREVGTLLAGNKLVPGTVLGRITASSKLTVLTPGASDGSQTAAGVLYDDVDATSADKAAVYTARDSEVKGLALTWPAGISAPNKTAAITALAALGIIVR; encoded by the coding sequence ATGACTGTTCTCACCGAAGGCCGCCACACCGCGGAATACATCCTGAGCGAGGCCAATGGCCACCGCTCGCGCGAAGTCGGCACGCTGCTCGCCGGCAACAAGCTGGTGCCGGGCACCGTGCTGGGCCGCATCACCGCCAGCAGCAAGCTGACCGTGCTCACGCCGGGCGCGTCCGACGGCTCGCAGACCGCCGCTGGCGTGCTCTATGACGACGTCGACGCCACGTCCGCCGACAAGGCGGCCGTCTACACCGCGCGCGACAGCGAAGTGAAGGGCCTCGCCCTCACCTGGCCGGCCGGCATCAGCGCGCCGAACAAGACCGCGGCCATCACCGCGCTCGCCGCCCTCGGCATCATCGTCCGCTGA
- a CDS encoding S49 family peptidase — MKTYPHLAGRLFNTPLLVHAPALDALLAGIGPRLLGLSDDALAQALSLGSSEPGMFSTRRGERVKEAGWPGYSVVEGVAIVSASGALVHRTKLDADCTLLLGYNDLSMATEHAMQNPDVHAVLQVYDSPGGEVQGAFEYGQRMFDLRGKKPLIAIADGMAASAAYLGASAADEVVVSRTGYAGSIGVVMRHVEVSRLLANEGIKVTHIFAGAHKVDGNQFEVLSAAVQAELQAEVDDLYSQFVGAVLQHRPRMTDEGIRKTEARVFRGVAAVAAGLADRVSTTDQLISELAARRPTRSYGQPARATAEQKGDTTMSGTQAQAGSQAPAATFTQADLDAAHARGREEGAKAERERASAILSHDEAKDRGALALQCVSTGLSVEQSAAILAAAPKAAPAAGAANGFAAAMANVPNPDVRAGESKGSESDPKAIASMWDRAHGTA; from the coding sequence ATGAAAACTTACCCCCACCTCGCCGGAAGGCTCTTCAACACGCCGCTACTGGTGCATGCCCCGGCGCTGGACGCGCTGCTGGCCGGCATCGGCCCGCGCCTGCTCGGCCTCTCCGACGACGCGCTCGCACAGGCGCTGTCGCTTGGCAGCAGTGAGCCGGGAATGTTCTCGACCCGTCGCGGCGAGCGCGTGAAAGAAGCCGGCTGGCCCGGCTATTCCGTCGTCGAAGGCGTGGCCATCGTGTCCGCGAGCGGCGCGCTCGTCCATCGCACCAAGCTCGACGCCGATTGCACGCTGCTGCTGGGCTACAACGATCTGTCCATGGCAACCGAGCACGCCATGCAGAACCCGGACGTCCATGCCGTGCTGCAGGTCTACGACAGCCCGGGCGGCGAAGTGCAGGGCGCCTTCGAGTACGGGCAGCGCATGTTCGACCTGCGCGGCAAGAAGCCGCTCATTGCCATCGCCGACGGCATGGCCGCCAGCGCTGCATATCTGGGCGCGTCCGCAGCCGATGAAGTGGTGGTCAGCCGCACCGGCTATGCCGGCTCCATCGGTGTCGTCATGCGCCACGTCGAAGTGTCGCGCCTGCTGGCGAACGAAGGCATCAAGGTGACGCACATCTTCGCCGGTGCCCACAAGGTCGACGGCAATCAGTTCGAGGTGCTGTCGGCCGCCGTGCAGGCTGAGCTGCAGGCCGAGGTCGACGACCTCTACAGCCAGTTCGTGGGCGCCGTGCTGCAGCACCGCCCGCGCATGACCGACGAAGGCATCCGCAAGACCGAAGCGCGCGTGTTCCGCGGTGTCGCCGCCGTCGCGGCCGGCCTGGCGGACCGCGTGTCGACCACCGACCAGTTGATTTCCGAGTTGGCGGCACGCCGCCCGACTCGTTCCTACGGGCAGCCCGCCCGAGCCACCGCCGAGCAGAAAGGAGACACCACCATGTCCGGCACCCAAGCACAGGCGGGTTCGCAAGCGCCCGCCGCCACCTTCACCCAGGCCGATCTGGACGCCGCGCACGCCCGCGGCCGCGAAGAAGGTGCCAAGGCGGAACGCGAACGTGCATCCGCAATCCTGTCGCACGACGAAGCCAAGGACCGCGGCGCGCTGGCCCTGCAGTGCGTCAGCACCGGTCTGTCGGTCGAGCAGTCGGCCGCGATTCTCGCCGCTGCCCCGAAGGCCGCGCCGGCCGCCGGTGCTGCCAATGGCTTCGCGGCTGCCATGGCCAACGTGCCGAACCCCGATGTCCGGGCGGGCGAGTCCAAGGGCTCGGAGTCCGACCCGAAGGCGATCGCATCCATGTGGGATCGCGCGCACGGCACGGCCTGA
- a CDS encoding phage terminase large subunit family protein codes for MQTAPVTREGYADVRALLQRIAANAIAPRENLTVSQWSDAKIHLTTKSGAKAGRWVTDNNPPLREPMDCMSARSPVKDVALMFPIQFGKSAVGTNVVGYCMEHDPGPIMYALPGEVSMRKWINQKLNPMLEACEAVRNTLVSLSSRDASNTREFKDFLGGQLNIEHAGSPQRLKSSTVFRLIVDEVDEFARNLVGGGDPMKMLEGRTSAYPLNYKRLYISTPELLGVSRIHELFLKGDQRRYHVPCPHCGEMQHLEWKGLQWSEGGKRAWYVCRENGCIIEEHHKRQMIAFGRWVAANPDAEMRSYHINCLYYQPDLGPSWAQMAQDWLEAQGDPEKTKTFTNDRLAEPYEDPSMRKAKVSLIKDRTEPYKLRHAPAGVLAVTAGVDTQDSRLAVHITGWGRSMASWTLDYVELPGDPEAGEVWDSLVELLSRPIEHEWGGTLQVLATAIDAGGHRTESVKDFVRSGRITRPMCIFGSPQNNAPALGKGRLEDTKRSGKSDRRGLLIYQVGTVAIKHQLYARLSTDHDKQIADRLVHLSEDLDDFYFKGLVSEVYNPKKNRFEKKTGVRNEPLDTYTYSYAAALHPELRLHRHNRDDWDRRERELRALSSPGAVQAASERIAAARARDEQDEPAPSLDGRRDPVPMPAPMPQSRPRNDDSDLFSPISMIG; via the coding sequence ATGCAGACCGCACCCGTCACACGCGAGGGCTATGCCGACGTGCGCGCGCTGCTTCAGCGCATCGCCGCGAATGCCATCGCCCCGCGGGAAAACCTGACCGTCAGCCAGTGGTCCGACGCGAAGATCCACCTCACCACGAAGAGCGGTGCGAAGGCCGGCCGGTGGGTCACCGACAACAACCCGCCGCTGCGCGAGCCCATGGACTGCATGAGCGCCCGCAGCCCGGTGAAAGATGTCGCGCTCATGTTCCCGATCCAGTTCGGGAAGTCCGCCGTCGGCACCAACGTCGTCGGCTACTGCATGGAGCACGACCCGGGCCCGATCATGTACGCGCTGCCCGGCGAAGTGTCGATGCGCAAGTGGATCAACCAGAAGTTGAACCCCATGCTGGAAGCCTGCGAAGCGGTGCGCAACACCCTCGTCAGCCTGTCCAGCCGCGACGCCTCGAACACCCGCGAGTTCAAGGACTTTCTCGGCGGGCAACTGAACATTGAGCACGCCGGCAGTCCGCAGCGCCTGAAGTCCTCGACCGTTTTCCGGCTCATCGTCGACGAGGTCGACGAGTTCGCCCGCAATCTGGTCGGCGGCGGCGACCCGATGAAGATGCTGGAAGGCCGCACCTCGGCCTATCCGCTGAACTACAAGCGCCTGTACATCAGCACGCCCGAACTGCTGGGCGTGAGCCGCATCCACGAACTGTTCCTGAAGGGTGACCAGCGGCGCTATCACGTGCCGTGCCCGCACTGCGGCGAAATGCAGCACCTGGAATGGAAGGGCCTGCAGTGGTCCGAAGGCGGCAAGCGCGCCTGGTACGTCTGCCGCGAGAACGGCTGCATCATCGAAGAGCACCACAAGCGCCAGATGATCGCGTTCGGCCGCTGGGTCGCTGCGAACCCCGACGCGGAAATGCGCAGCTACCACATCAACTGTCTGTACTACCAGCCGGACCTTGGCCCCAGCTGGGCACAGATGGCCCAGGACTGGCTCGAAGCCCAGGGCGACCCGGAGAAGACCAAAACCTTCACCAATGACCGCCTGGCGGAGCCGTACGAAGACCCGTCCATGCGAAAGGCGAAAGTCAGCCTCATCAAGGACCGGACAGAGCCTTACAAGCTTCGCCACGCCCCGGCCGGCGTGCTCGCAGTCACCGCAGGCGTGGACACCCAGGACAGCCGGCTTGCCGTTCACATCACCGGCTGGGGCCGAAGCATGGCCTCATGGACCCTTGACTACGTCGAACTGCCGGGCGACCCCGAGGCCGGCGAGGTGTGGGACAGTCTTGTCGAACTGCTCAGCCGACCTATCGAACACGAATGGGGCGGCACGCTGCAGGTGCTCGCCACCGCCATCGACGCCGGTGGCCACCGCACGGAATCGGTGAAGGATTTCGTCCGTAGCGGTCGCATTACCCGTCCCATGTGCATTTTCGGGTCGCCGCAGAACAACGCGCCTGCGCTCGGCAAGGGAAGGCTCGAAGACACGAAGCGCAGCGGCAAGTCAGACCGTCGCGGCCTGCTCATCTACCAGGTCGGCACGGTCGCCATCAAGCACCAGCTGTACGCGCGCCTTTCGACCGACCACGACAAGCAGATCGCCGATCGCCTCGTGCACCTGAGCGAGGATCTGGACGACTTCTACTTCAAGGGCCTTGTGTCCGAGGTCTACAACCCGAAGAAGAACCGGTTCGAGAAGAAGACCGGCGTGCGCAATGAGCCGCTGGACACCTACACCTACTCCTATGCCGCCGCCCTGCACCCGGAACTGCGCCTGCATCGGCACAACCGCGACGACTGGGACCGGCGCGAGCGCGAACTGCGCGCGCTGTCCAGCCCCGGCGCCGTCCAGGCCGCCAGCGAGCGCATCGCCGCCGCCCGCGCACGCGATGAGCAGGATGAGCCCGCGCCCTCGCTCGACGGTCGCCGCGACCCGGTACCGATGCCGGCGCCCATGCCGCAGTCGCGCCCGCGCAACGACGACAGCGACCTTTTCTCACCCATATCGATGATCGGCTGA